One genomic window of Providencia hangzhouensis includes the following:
- a CDS encoding helix-turn-helix domain-containing protein, translating to MSNPVASQKKPRKGSVADWHRADIVAALHKKGVTLAQLSREHGLSSRTLNNALERAYPRAEQIIADVIGTVPETIWPSRYINKPPSNNHGRSLK from the coding sequence ATGTCTAACCCTGTAGCATCTCAAAAAAAGCCCCGAAAAGGAAGCGTTGCGGATTGGCACCGTGCGGATATTGTGGCGGCTTTGCATAAAAAAGGGGTCACACTAGCGCAATTATCTCGTGAGCATGGTCTTTCTTCTCGGACGTTAAATAATGCGCTAGAGCGAGCGTACCCAAGAGCTGAACAGATCATTGCGGATGTGATTGGCACGGTTCCTGAAACAATATGGCCGAGTCGTTACATCAACAAGCCACCCTCTAATAATCATGGACGGTCATTGAAATAG
- a CDS encoding IS5 family transposase (programmed frameshift), with the protein MVGNKWQISDELWEKMAPLIPEHRTQHPLGTHRKRVDNRAAMNAIFFVLRTGCQWNALNATGICSSSSAHRRFQEWRDAGVFERFWQNGLLACEQLDAIDWSWLSMECCMTKSPLAGKKTGRNPTDRGKRGVKRSLMTDGNGLPLALVVAGANTHDIKLVADTLDALQTGRPGKRLRLCMDKGYEAEWLGSYLKSRRYEPHIQSRKDESEAIKNTDFKAHRWVVERTHSWVNRYRRVLTRWEKKVENYEAMLHFACGIIVWNKTLLG; encoded by the exons ATGGTGGGCAACAAGTGGCAAATCAGTGATGAACTCTGGGAGAAAATGGCTCCTCTCATCCCGGAGCATAGAACTCAACACCCGCTGGGTACGCACCGCAAGCGGGTTGATAATCGCGCTGCAATGAACGCCATTTTCTTCGTACTCAGGACGGGTTGCCAGTGGAATGCGCTAAATGCCACCGGTATATGCTCGTCAAGCTCTGCTCATCGCCGATTTCAGGAGTGGCGGGATGCTGGCGTATTTGAACGCTTCTGGCAAAACGGGTTGCTTGCTTGCGAACAGTTGGACGCTATTGACTGGTCGTGGCTGTCGATGGAGTGTTGTATGACCAAATCACCGCTGGCAGGC AAAAAAACAGGCAGGAACCCAACAGACCGGGGGAAACGGGGCGTAAAGCGCAGTCTGATGACTGACGGGAACGGGCTTCCGCTTGCACTGGTTGTTGCCGGAGCAAATACGCACGACATAAAGCTGGTTGCGGATACGCTCGATGCCCTCCAGACGGGCAGACCGGGCAAGAGGCTCCGGTTATGCATGGACAAAGGGTATGAAGCGGAATGGTTGGGATCGTATCTGAAAAGTCGTCGCTATGAACCTCATATCCAGTCAAGGAAGGATGAATCAGAAGCCATCAAAAACACGGATTTTAAGGCTCACCGCTGGGTTGTAGAGAGAACACACAGTTGGGTGAATCGCTACCGTCGTGTCTTGACTCGTTGGGAGAAGAAGGTCGAGAATTATGAGGCGATGCTGCATTTTGCCTGCGGTATCATTGTCTGGAATAAAACCCTATTGGGATAG
- a CDS encoding DNA translocase FtsK: MQLSHHNTLDSSYDPLTVKAIDYVILINRASPRRLQRHFRIGFHRAERIIYQLEYLGVVTPLNQYDYREVQGYPTHYQSFDASAFAAPIETAQTPLFIDSPLDTQSLEYRCLIQAIVWQRIVVWVEEIEIEGGTANILKSVSPFEYLIDTHSDDIYQDTLRNNASSYRFLATLRPETPLDVLRQHGRISYQPCWKLPRIAQEEWQGLWVPNEAGWESLCEENIHQPRGIGEWPDLPHRSMKPFVHGLQEDGGDYLRYLIYWKSH; encoded by the coding sequence ATGCAGTTATCTCACCACAACACGCTAGACAGCAGCTATGACCCATTGACAGTTAAAGCTATTGATTATGTCATTCTCATTAACAGAGCCTCACCGAGACGTTTACAGCGCCATTTTCGGATAGGATTTCACCGTGCTGAGCGCATTATTTATCAACTTGAATATTTGGGTGTGGTTACGCCTTTGAATCAGTATGATTATCGTGAAGTGCAGGGATACCCAACTCACTACCAATCTTTTGATGCATCAGCCTTTGCAGCACCTATTGAGACAGCACAGACACCGTTATTCATTGATTCACCACTAGATACGCAATCCCTAGAATACCGTTGCTTAATTCAAGCTATCGTCTGGCAGCGTATTGTGGTCTGGGTCGAAGAAATCGAGATTGAGGGCGGTACAGCCAATATCTTGAAATCTGTTTCACCGTTTGAATACCTAATTGATACGCACAGCGATGACATTTATCAGGATACTCTTCGCAACAACGCCAGTTCTTACCGTTTTCTTGCCACACTTCGTCCTGAAACCCCATTGGATGTACTACGGCAGCATGGGCGCATTAGTTATCAACCCTGCTGGAAGCTGCCTCGAATAGCACAAGAAGAATGGCAAGGTTTATGGGTGCCAAATGAAGCAGGATGGGAAAGCCTATGTGAGGAAAATATTCATCAGCCAAGAGGGATTGGCGAGTGGCCTGATTTACCCCATAGAAGCATGAAACCGTTTGTACATGGGCTGCAAGAGGATGGTGGGGATTATTTACGGTATTTGATTTATTGGAAGAGTCATTAG
- a CDS encoding DUF2787 family protein, with protein sequence MTIHQSGLRLPIAQVFSQLLLHELDNSVINSAIDLTTVRAVTLNFRDPLYSSETGGFHPVEIRLLRLHEQWQFDYVTDFSYMGSYYPELEKELDICWSQGYVYHFMMGDIDEEEGGALFELWQRNFIQYHKMKCYEVSIQWETH encoded by the coding sequence ATGACTATTCATCAGTCAGGGCTACGCTTGCCTATCGCACAAGTATTTAGCCAATTGTTATTACATGAACTGGATAATTCAGTGATTAACTCAGCGATTGATTTAACCACTGTTAGGGCGGTTACCTTAAATTTTCGAGACCCATTGTATAGTTCTGAAACAGGCGGTTTCCATCCTGTCGAAATACGCTTGTTACGGCTGCATGAGCAATGGCAGTTTGATTATGTGACAGATTTTTCATACATGGGGAGCTATTATCCTGAGCTTGAAAAGGAACTCGATATTTGTTGGTCGCAGGGTTATGTTTATCATTTTATGATGGGGGATATTGATGAAGAAGAGGGCGGAGCACTGTTTGAACTGTGGCAACGCAATTTTATTCAATACCACAAAATGAAATGTTATGAAGTCAGTATTCAGTGGGAAACCCACTAA
- a CDS encoding autotransporter outer membrane beta-barrel domain-containing protein, with translation MKKQLNTNYRLVWSAVQNALIAVSELTHAKGKKTAGIIALSALSSLASIPAFADDSRCVNGTTVTDNCTVEAGETVSNMTVKENGNLRVNGESNNTVLTGQKNPTGSGASFDDGSRYDSATEWVYGTATGTIINAGGIQKVDGGTADQSKVNYHGVLEVNNGGAITNSTVGSNDAVDGLKTDEAYISVIGNGSSAKNTHINNGGVLSASEGAIVTDTTINAGGRLELSVDNDLDNNEFRTNAGITTANGVTINKDGILALDKDTKATDVAVNEGGTLWAENGAILENITTVGGETKVQNATLTGSNVFNQQGTLTVSGDVSAEIIELYDANIQFEGASVSQASYRRNTPEFNAGHLTVKELKGEGDNNNITLRIDATSGEHDTLQVTDAIDGHFNVNINSQGKEINTSALDSSFIEAKGSDAHTFSGDTDIGAYNYSLYQDGDDWRLQRSGNLSASSSNAMMLANVTPTIWASELSVLRNRLGELHADSEQNGVWLKYITARNRVNNNQTSYKQDMNGFVLGGDRQLDVTNGKLFLGSQFGYSYSSLDAASSDGQVKSYSLGLYATWLHNSGYYVDGVLKGNRFFSENNARFNQGTSKANDATNGIGFSLEGGKHININTYQIEPYVQLAGFQGQKTHYTFDNDLHVNANATRSLKAEIGTTLGKEFTLPNGGNAKPYIRLAASQEFIKNNDVTINNTERFTNDMSGLTGKYGIGMNTNIVKDLDMYGEFNYAKGNKLETPYSGTVGIRYSF, from the coding sequence ATGAAAAAACAATTAAATACAAACTATCGTCTTGTCTGGAGCGCTGTCCAAAACGCGTTGATTGCCGTCTCTGAACTAACCCATGCAAAAGGTAAGAAAACAGCGGGTATCATCGCACTTTCAGCATTATCATCACTGGCTTCAATACCTGCCTTTGCCGATGATAGCCGTTGTGTCAATGGCACAACAGTGACCGATAATTGCACCGTTGAGGCTGGGGAAACAGTGTCAAATATGACCGTTAAGGAAAATGGCAATTTACGAGTAAACGGTGAATCAAATAATACCGTTTTAACAGGACAGAAAAATCCAACCGGTTCAGGGGCGTCATTTGATGATGGAAGTCGGTATGATTCAGCGACAGAATGGGTTTATGGCACGGCGACGGGCACCATCATCAATGCAGGTGGGATCCAAAAGGTCGACGGTGGTACAGCCGACCAATCAAAAGTCAATTATCACGGTGTATTAGAAGTTAACAACGGGGGCGCAATCACTAATTCAACAGTAGGCTCTAATGATGCCGTTGATGGGTTAAAAACCGATGAAGCCTATATTTCTGTTATCGGTAATGGTAGTTCAGCTAAGAACACCCATATTAACAATGGTGGCGTTCTGAGTGCGTCAGAAGGAGCTATCGTCACGGATACAACCATCAATGCCGGAGGGCGTCTAGAACTTTCAGTGGATAACGACCTCGATAACAACGAGTTTAGGACGAATGCAGGCATAACTACAGCTAATGGTGTAACAATTAATAAAGATGGCATACTGGCGCTTGATAAGGATACAAAAGCAACCGATGTGGCCGTCAATGAAGGCGGCACCCTATGGGCTGAAAATGGCGCTATTCTTGAAAATATAACGACCGTTGGAGGAGAAACTAAAGTTCAAAATGCCACACTCACTGGTAGCAACGTCTTTAATCAGCAAGGAACATTGACCGTCTCAGGGGATGTATCTGCGGAAATCATTGAGTTGTATGATGCCAATATTCAATTTGAGGGGGCGTCTGTTTCACAAGCCTCTTATCGCCGTAACACACCAGAGTTCAATGCGGGGCATCTTACCGTGAAAGAACTGAAAGGTGAAGGTGACAATAACAACATTACTCTGCGTATAGATGCCACATCGGGAGAGCATGACACATTACAAGTGACTGACGCTATTGACGGGCATTTTAATGTCAATATTAACAGTCAAGGTAAAGAAATAAACACATCGGCGTTAGATTCAAGTTTCATTGAAGCAAAAGGCAGTGATGCTCATACGTTCTCTGGTGATACTGATATTGGCGCTTACAACTATTCGCTTTACCAAGATGGCGATGACTGGCGGCTCCAACGCAGCGGCAATTTATCGGCATCTTCGAGCAATGCCATGATGCTCGCAAACGTCACACCAACAATTTGGGCGAGCGAATTATCCGTCTTACGCAACCGCCTAGGCGAACTCCACGCAGATTCTGAACAAAATGGTGTGTGGCTGAAATACATAACTGCCCGTAACCGCGTTAATAATAACCAGACAAGCTACAAACAGGACATGAACGGGTTTGTCCTCGGCGGCGATCGACAGCTTGATGTAACTAATGGAAAACTGTTCCTCGGCAGTCAGTTCGGTTATTCCTACTCATCTCTTGATGCAGCAAGCAGCGACGGACAAGTCAAAAGTTACAGTTTAGGCCTCTATGCGACATGGTTACACAATAGCGGCTACTACGTCGATGGCGTACTCAAAGGAAATCGATTCTTTAGTGAGAATAATGCACGCTTCAATCAAGGTACATCGAAAGCCAATGATGCGACCAATGGAATTGGATTCTCTCTTGAAGGAGGGAAACATATTAATATCAATACGTACCAAATTGAACCTTATGTTCAACTCGCTGGATTCCAAGGACAAAAAACACACTACACGTTTGATAATGATCTTCATGTTAATGCGAATGCAACCCGCTCTTTAAAAGCTGAGATAGGTACAACATTGGGTAAAGAATTTACACTACCTAATGGCGGTAATGCAAAACCTTATATTCGTCTGGCGGCAAGCCAAGAGTTTATCAAAAATAATGATGTCACTATCAATAATACCGAACGCTTTACCAATGATATGTCTGGCTTAACGGGGAAATATGGTATTGGTATGAATACAAACATTGTTAAAGATCTGGACATGTATGGTGAATTTAATTATGCCAAAGGCAACAAGCTTGAAACACCGTACAGTGGCACTGTGGGGATAAGATACAGTTTCTAA
- a CDS encoding helix-turn-helix transcriptional regulator has protein sequence MHKDQLLKISDVVERCKVSKATIYRWVKAGEFPAQCQLVPSGRTARWLASDLHDWLEKRKINE, from the coding sequence ATGCATAAAGATCAACTACTCAAGATTAGTGATGTAGTGGAGCGCTGTAAGGTATCTAAAGCGACCATTTATCGCTGGGTGAAAGCAGGGGAATTTCCTGCGCAATGTCAACTCGTACCGTCTGGAAGAACCGCACGTTGGTTAGCTAGCGATCTTCATGATTGGTTGGAGAAAAGGAAGATTAATGAATGA